A DNA window from Candidatus Protochlamydia naegleriophila contains the following coding sequences:
- a CDS encoding DMT family transporter, which produces MEWIYLFTAIFTEVISTAALKSSEGFTKFWPSLIVIVGYAIAFYFLSLTLKTIPVGVAYAIWSGMGIVLISVIGAVLFRQYLDFPALLGIGLILTGVIILNVFSAAH; this is translated from the coding sequence ATGGAATGGATTTATCTTTTTACTGCCATTTTTACAGAAGTGATTTCCACCGCCGCGCTTAAATCTTCGGAGGGGTTTACTAAGTTTTGGCCTTCATTGATCGTGATTGTTGGCTATGCGATCGCCTTTTATTTTCTTTCCCTCACATTAAAAACCATTCCCGTCGGAGTGGCTTATGCCATCTGGTCAGGCATGGGAATCGTCTTAATTTCTGTCATTGGAGCGGTCTTATTTCGACAATACCTGGATTTTCCGGCACTTTTAGGAATCGGTCTTATTTTGACGGGTGTGATCATCTTAAACGTCTTTTCCGCTGCGCATTAA